The following proteins are encoded in a genomic region of Rhinolophus ferrumequinum isolate MPI-CBG mRhiFer1 chromosome 17, mRhiFer1_v1.p, whole genome shotgun sequence:
- the CCR1 gene encoding C-C chemokine receptor type 1 produces the protein METSASPQDYVVTTEYFYGADTTPCPKTELRALGAQLLPPLYSLVFIVGLVGNILVVLVLMQYRRLRSMTSIYLLNLAISDLLFLFTLPFWIDYNLKDNWVFGNGMCKLLSGLYYIGLFSEIFFMILLTVDRYLAIVHAVFALRARTITLGIVTSVITWVLAILAAIPGFYFSKIQWELTQFTCSLHFPYTSLRQWKQFQALKLNLLGLILPLVIMIVCYTGIIRVLLRRPNEKKAKAVRLIFVIVIIFFLFWTPYNLTMFVSAFQDVLLTHGCEQSKQLDLAIQVTEVIAYTHCCVNPVIYVFVGERFRKYLCQLRLAAWLPFLPKERLERTSSTSPSTGEHELSNGF, from the coding sequence ATGGAAACTTCAGCCTCCCCACAGGACTACGTGGTGACCACAGAATATTTCTACGGGGCGGACACAACCCCGTGCCCGAAAACCGAGCTGAGGGCTTTAGGGGCTCAGCTGTTGCCCCCCTTGTACTCCCTGGTCTTTATTGTTGGGCTGGTCGGCAATATCCTGGTGGTCCTGGTCCTTATGCAATACAGGAGGCTCAGGAGCATGACCAGCATCTACCTCCTCAACCTGGCCATCTCTGACCTGCTCTTCCTCTTCACGCTGCCCTTCTGGATTGACTACAATCTGAAGGACAACTGGGTGTTCGGTAACGGCATGTGCAAGCTGCTCTCGGGGCTTTATTACATAGGCTTGTTCAGCGAGATCTTTTTCATGATCCTGCTGACCGTCGACAGGTACCTGGCCATCGTCCATGCTGTGTTTGCCCTGAGGGCCCGGACTATCACCTTGGGGATCGTCACCAGCGTCATCACCTGGGTCCTGGCCATATTGGCTGCCATCCCAGGCTTTTACTTTTCCAAGATCCAGTGGGAGCTCACTCAATTCACCTGCAGTCTTCACTTCCCTTATACAAGCCTCAGACAGTGGAAACAGTTCCAGGCTCTGAAACTGAACCTCCTGGGGCTGATTTTGCCTCTGGTCATCATGATCGTCTGCTACACAGGAATTATAAGGGTTTTGCTCAGACGGCCCAACGAGAAGAAGGCCAAAGCCGTCCGTCTGATTTTTGTCATCGTGatcatcttctttctcttttggacCCCGTACAATCTGACTatgtttgtttctgctttccaAGACGTCCTTTTGACCCATGGGTGTGAGCAGAGCAAGCAGCTGGACCTGGCCATACAAGTGACGGAGGTGATCGCTTACACGCACTGCTGCGTGAACCCTGTCATCTACGTCTTTGTCGGCGAGAGGTTCCGCAAGTACCTGTGCCAGTTGCGCCTTGCTGCATGGCTCCCCTTCCTTCCCAAAGAGAGGTTGGAGAGGACCAGCTCCACGTCCCCCTCCACGGGGGAGCATGAGCTCTCTAATGGGTTCTGA